One region of Cydia pomonella isolate Wapato2018A chromosome 9, ilCydPomo1, whole genome shotgun sequence genomic DNA includes:
- the LOC133521631 gene encoding SH3 domain-binding protein 5 homolog isoform X2 has protein sequence MEESSFTIPADDNGDTELDPRIQVELEKLNAATDEINKLELELDESMKTFHLLLNETSRRLQGLTKRLGTCVDKSRPYHEAVAAAATARTECQKAAVQFQRASELHAAAKETVTLAEQRFVSKQDEWQFDSNWQEVLNHAIIKVMDAEKRKAESGREHQKKAAAFITAEKKVAQLEENLKRNIIKSRLYFEEKKLCDEQLQTQNKKIEKLQRLIADAKFRYSKSLKALEEISEEIHRRRGEYIGKEIPVGPREPGVGAERDPIHDEVKLEEENDGVEKDEESSLQELRMRVRELALKPIDRTDVETDEAWALELNETINKLDQLLMMKENNQQKRSKFTASSPRNASAPSTSTNSAFKYSQPPSDSWKNESNLTRVKSRSREVMYDHNPIPISKTEKSKSMMSLDVLALARDTNIMDRESYLKAVIEDKSPTGTYTESNSDRNDSPDEILMVECDSSDSTQNPVIRMTSSTVTDSDNS, from the exons ATGGAAGAATCTTCATTTACGATCCCCGCGGACGACAATGGTGATACTGAGCTCGATCCTAGAATACAG GTGGAGTTGGAAAAGCTGAATGCCGCCACTGATGAGATCAATAAGCTGGAGTTGGAGCTAGAT GAGTCTATGAAAACCTTCCACCTGCTCCTGAACGAGACGTCCCGACGACTCCAGGGTCTGACCAAACGGCTTGGGACTTGCGTGGACAAGTCCAGGCCCTACCATGAAGCCGTTGCTGCCGCCGCAACAGCGAGAACAGAGTGCCAGAAGGCTGCTGTGCAGTTTCAAAGAGCTAGTG agctCCACGCAGCAGCTAAAGAAACAGTGACACTAGCCGAGCAGCGTTTCGTGAGCAAGCAGGATGAGTGGCAGTTTGACAGCAACTGGCAGGAGGTGCTCAACCACGCCATCATCAAG GTCATGGACGCAGAGAAAAGGAAAGCAGAAAGTGGCCGCGAGCACCAAAAGAAAGCCGCTGCCTTCATCACAGCCGAGAAAAAGGTGGCTCAGTTGGAAGAAAACTTGAAACGCAACATCATCAAATCTCGCCTCTACTTCGAAGAGAAGAAACTATGCGACGAGCAGCTCCAAACACAGAACAAGAAGATTGAGAAGCTCCAACGCCTCATAGCAGATGCTAAATTCAGGTACTCAAAATCACTTAAGGCGTTGGAAGAGATATCCGAAGAAATTCATAGAAGAAGAGGCGAGTATATTGGAAAAGAAATCCCTGTTGGTCCACGAGAGCCAGGAGTAGGCGCGGAAAGAGATCCGATACATGATGAAGTTAAACTTGAAGAAGAAAATGATGGAGTAGAAAAGGACGAGGAATCTAGTCTCCAAGAGTTGAGAATGCGTGTGAGAGAGCTAGCACTTAAACCTATCGATAGAACTGATGTGGAAACAGATGAAGCTTGGGCGTTAGAGCTTAATGAAACAATCAATAAACTGGATCAGCTACTAATGATGAAAGAAAATAACCAACAGAAAAGATCCAAATTCACAGCCAGTTCTCCGAGGAATGCTAGCGCTCCGTCCACAAGCACGAATTCAGCTTTCAAATACAGTCAACCACCAAGCGATTCTTGGAAAAACGAGTCTAATTTAACGCGCGTCAAATCTAGAAGTCGCGAAGTCATGTATGATCACAACCCTATACCTATAAGTAAGACGGAAAAATCTAAAAGCATGATGTCTTTGGATGTCTTGGCTTTAGCTCGAGATACAAATATTATGGACAGGGAGTCTTACTTAAAAGCGGTTATTGAAGACAAGAGTCCAACTGGAACGTACACTGAAAGTAATTCGGATAGAAACGACAGTCCAGATGAGATCTTAATGGTCGAATGTGATTCAAGCGATTCGACGCAGAACCCAGTCATAAGGATGACCAGTTCTACCGTCACTGACAGCGATAATAGTTGA
- the LOC133521630 gene encoding F-BAR domain only protein 2, which yields MSVNFVDYFASEHNGYDILYQNMKYGLIASKEFSDYLRERSNIEESNSKLLSKLAKQANSNCAQGTFAPFWGVLKCSAEKLSNLHQHMFQKVSELVKDVARYAEELNKKHKAVKDSESSTLEVVLLIQNTKQALQKAKDLYTSKGADLEKLRKDNASAKDIEKAEVKFKKLHDDYRQLVEKYNIVKQDFEKKMTQTCKHFQDVEEAHLKQMKQFVNVYADIIQNNHDLMGQVHRDFKHQCLELTVEKLLEQFITDKYMAIEKANLVELPVSLPKPGSANNSISEADQISTVSNGSHKPAQPPKAAKKESQSFASKTSRRTTSLLNLFTPNFQSKDEPTGSIEGAAPCSAPSSPSGTPATPVAPDKDADMGRTTLRESKWFLRSRRTKTKLKKSKKKKDEISENSNMGDKSDLEEKEEEVPTKDDLMNSPEVDDEGYCIRPKDEKGSVYSSSDTDSEEEREQKIHVEIKPISNGSAPMSASVDELRATVENISLYKIGTTTRRGSNANASKASSDLLDLNFFQSPTASNPTSPHGVSNPYAPLQANQSQLLESPTPVSTADVGDLFSEVGEMSQTNIRTSTPTMSSISLPRPPSRRSEGDFRTAGSSGSRGPSPLTIGMADTIPLAVAFHEIIHSYFRGSEESKCQVKMSGDMMLSFPTGIVGVLANNPNPAKLCFRLKNIHRLDNVLPNKQLISINAMMSTRDTTVVEFNMPALTSLLKRQSEKNPTAQYFNVDILKYQIRPKAGAASCPYQLVSYWKCEREHTDLKVDYKYNLHAMSPPSPLLNVSVCVPMDGGVTNVIAMPNNTWNAKNKQALWRFTELSQHSEDRGVGSLRARFELEHGPSTKATISAQFNCEGATLSGIEFELIGSGYRLSLVKRRFVSGKYICDSDIH from the coding sequence ATGAGTGTCAACTTCGTAGATTATTTTGCCAGCGAGCACAATGGATAcgatattttatatcaaaacatgAAATACGGGCTGATAGCTAGCAAAGAGTTCTCAGACTACCTTAGAGAAAGATCGAATATTGAGGAATCGAATTCGAAATTGCTGTCGAAGCTAGCGAAACAGGCGAACAGCAACTGCGCTCAAGGCACTTTCGCCCCCTTCTGGGGCGTGTTAAAATGCTCTGCCGAGAAACTGTCCAATTTGCACCAGCACATGTTTCAGAAAGTGAGTGAGCTGGTCAAAGATGTGGCAAGGTATGCTGAAGAGCTAAACAAGAAGCATAAAGCGGTGAAAGATTCTGAGTCTAGCACTCTAGAGGTGGTTCTACTTATACAAAACACTAAACAGGCTCTACAGAAAGCAAAAGACTTGTACACAAGCAAGGGGGCGGATCTAGAGAAGCTGCGCAAAGATAATGCTTCAGCAAAAGACATTGAGAAGGCTGAAGTCAAATTTAAAAAGCTACATGATGACTACAGGCAACTAGTTGAAAAATATAACATAGTTAAACAAGATTTTGAAAAGAAAATGACACAAACATGCAAACATTTTCAAGATGTTGAAGAAGCacatttaaaacaaatgaaacagTTTGTGAATGTCTATGCTGACATTATACAGAATAACCATGACCTCATGGGTCAGGTGCATAGAGATTTTAAACATCAATGTCTTGAGTTAACAGTTGAAAAACTACTAGAACAGTTCATTACTGATAAATACATGGCAATAGAGAAGGCAAACTTAGTAGAGCTGCCAGTATCTTTACCTAAACCAGGATCAGCTAACAACTCAATATCAGAAGCTGATCAGATATCTACAGTTTCAAATGGGTCACACAAACCTGCACAACCCCCTAAGGCAGCTAAGAAAGAGAGCCAATCTTTTGCCAGCAAGACCTCTAGAAGAACCACATCTCTGCTAAACCTGTTCACACCTAATTTCCAAAGTAAAGATGAGCCAACTGGGAGCATTGAAGGAGCCGCCCCATGCTCTGCCCCATCTAGCCCCAGTGGAACCCCAGCCACGCCTGTAGCCCCTGATAAAGATGCAGACATGGGCCGCACAACACTCAGAGAGTCCAAATGGTTCCTACGCAGCAGAAGAACCAAAACAAAGCTCAAAAAGTCTAAAAAGAAAAAGGATGAGATTTCTGAAAATTCTAACATGGGAGACAAGTCTGACTTagaggaaaaagaagaagaggTTCCAACAAAAGATGATCTGATGAACTCTCCAGAGGTAGATGATGAAGGGTACTGCATCAGACCTAAAGATGAGAAAGGTAGTGTTTATTCTTCATCAGACACAGACTCAGAGGAAGAGAGAGAGCAAAAGATACATGTAGAGATCAAACCTATTAGTAATGGTAGTGCTCCTATGTCTGCAAGTGTAGATGAGTTAAGAGCAACAGTTGAAAACATCTCCTTGTACAAAATTGGAACAACTACAAGGCGCGGCTCAAACGCAAATGCAAGCAAAGCCAGCAGTGACTTATTAGACTTGAACTTTTTCCAGAGTCCCACAGCCAGTAATCCCACCTCTCCCCACGGTGTTTCGAACCCTTATGCGCCTTTACAAGCTAACCAATCGCAACTCTTAGAGAGCCCTACTCCAGTATCCACAGCAGATGTTGGAGACCTGTTTTCAGAGGTTGGCGAGATGAGCCAAACTAACATTAGAACGTCTACGCCCACAATGTCGTCTATTTCGCTCCCACGCCCACCTTCAAGGCGATCAGAGGGAGATTTCCGAACCGCCGGCTCGTCAGGGTCCAGGGGGCCGTCTCCTCTCACAATAGGCATGGCAGATACAATACCGCTAGCTGTAGCTTTCCATGAGATTATTCACTCTTACTTCCGAGGTTCAGAAGAGTCTAAATGCCAAGTGAAAATGTCAGGAGACATGATGTTGTCCTTCCCAACGGGCATAGTTGGTGTGTTAGCTAACAACCCCAATCCAGCAAAGCTCTGCTTCAGACTAAAAAATATACACAGACTAGACAATGTCCTACCTAACAAACAACTTATTAGCATCAATGCTATGATGTCAACTCGTGACACAACAGTTGTAGAATTTAACATGCCAGCATTAACTTCTCTGCTTAAACGACAGTCTGAAAAGAACCCCACAGCTCAATACTTCAATGTAGACATATTGAAATATCAAATACGTCCAAAGGCCGGGGCGGCGTCATGTCCATACCAACTAGTTTCATATTGGAAATGTGAGAGAGAGCACACTGATTTGAAGGTGGATTACAAGTATAATCTCCATGCCATGAGCCCACCCTCTCCATTACTAAACGTCTCTGTGTGCGTGCCAATGGATGGAGGTGTGACAAACGTTATAGCGATGCCGAATAATACTTGGAACGCAAAAAACAAGCAAGCTCTATGGCGCTTTACTGAACTGTCCCAACATTCTGAGGATAGGGGAGTAGGGTCTTTAAGGGCGCGATTTGAGCTAGAGCATGGACCTTCTACAAAGGCTACGATCTCTGCTCAGTTTAATTGTGAAGGCGCAACACTTTCAGGCATAGAGTTTGAGCTGATAGGCAGCGGCTACCGTCTTTCCCTGGTCAAACGCCGCTTTGTCTCTGGCAAATACATTTGTGATAGTGATATTCACTGA
- the LOC133521631 gene encoding SH3 domain-binding protein 5 homolog isoform X1, with product MYDKGIVSVMSQMFPVASCCLLLPHNWEYRVWVPCDCLKFFKTSQVELEKLNAATDEINKLELELDESMKTFHLLLNETSRRLQGLTKRLGTCVDKSRPYHEAVAAAATARTECQKAAVQFQRASELHAAAKETVTLAEQRFVSKQDEWQFDSNWQEVLNHAIIKVMDAEKRKAESGREHQKKAAAFITAEKKVAQLEENLKRNIIKSRLYFEEKKLCDEQLQTQNKKIEKLQRLIADAKFRYSKSLKALEEISEEIHRRRGEYIGKEIPVGPREPGVGAERDPIHDEVKLEEENDGVEKDEESSLQELRMRVRELALKPIDRTDVETDEAWALELNETINKLDQLLMMKENNQQKRSKFTASSPRNASAPSTSTNSAFKYSQPPSDSWKNESNLTRVKSRSREVMYDHNPIPISKTEKSKSMMSLDVLALARDTNIMDRESYLKAVIEDKSPTGTYTESNSDRNDSPDEILMVECDSSDSTQNPVIRMTSSTVTDSDNS from the exons ATGTATGATAAAGGTATTGTCTCAGTGATGTCTCAGATGTTTCCCGTCGCTAGCTGTTGTTTGCTGTTGCCTCATAATTGGGAGTACCGTGTGTGGGTGCCTTGTGACTGTCTCAAGTTCTTTAAAACTTCGCAGGTGGAGTTGGAAAAGCTGAATGCCGCCACTGATGAGATCAATAAGCTGGAGTTGGAGCTAGAT GAGTCTATGAAAACCTTCCACCTGCTCCTGAACGAGACGTCCCGACGACTCCAGGGTCTGACCAAACGGCTTGGGACTTGCGTGGACAAGTCCAGGCCCTACCATGAAGCCGTTGCTGCCGCCGCAACAGCGAGAACAGAGTGCCAGAAGGCTGCTGTGCAGTTTCAAAGAGCTAGTG agctCCACGCAGCAGCTAAAGAAACAGTGACACTAGCCGAGCAGCGTTTCGTGAGCAAGCAGGATGAGTGGCAGTTTGACAGCAACTGGCAGGAGGTGCTCAACCACGCCATCATCAAG GTCATGGACGCAGAGAAAAGGAAAGCAGAAAGTGGCCGCGAGCACCAAAAGAAAGCCGCTGCCTTCATCACAGCCGAGAAAAAGGTGGCTCAGTTGGAAGAAAACTTGAAACGCAACATCATCAAATCTCGCCTCTACTTCGAAGAGAAGAAACTATGCGACGAGCAGCTCCAAACACAGAACAAGAAGATTGAGAAGCTCCAACGCCTCATAGCAGATGCTAAATTCAGGTACTCAAAATCACTTAAGGCGTTGGAAGAGATATCCGAAGAAATTCATAGAAGAAGAGGCGAGTATATTGGAAAAGAAATCCCTGTTGGTCCACGAGAGCCAGGAGTAGGCGCGGAAAGAGATCCGATACATGATGAAGTTAAACTTGAAGAAGAAAATGATGGAGTAGAAAAGGACGAGGAATCTAGTCTCCAAGAGTTGAGAATGCGTGTGAGAGAGCTAGCACTTAAACCTATCGATAGAACTGATGTGGAAACAGATGAAGCTTGGGCGTTAGAGCTTAATGAAACAATCAATAAACTGGATCAGCTACTAATGATGAAAGAAAATAACCAACAGAAAAGATCCAAATTCACAGCCAGTTCTCCGAGGAATGCTAGCGCTCCGTCCACAAGCACGAATTCAGCTTTCAAATACAGTCAACCACCAAGCGATTCTTGGAAAAACGAGTCTAATTTAACGCGCGTCAAATCTAGAAGTCGCGAAGTCATGTATGATCACAACCCTATACCTATAAGTAAGACGGAAAAATCTAAAAGCATGATGTCTTTGGATGTCTTGGCTTTAGCTCGAGATACAAATATTATGGACAGGGAGTCTTACTTAAAAGCGGTTATTGAAGACAAGAGTCCAACTGGAACGTACACTGAAAGTAATTCGGATAGAAACGACAGTCCAGATGAGATCTTAATGGTCGAATGTGATTCAAGCGATTCGACGCAGAACCCAGTCATAAGGATGACCAGTTCTACCGTCACTGACAGCGATAATAGTTGA